CCCTTCCCGTACCTGTGGCGCAAGCCCGAAGTGGTGCGCTGGTACGGCATCCGAATGCTGCCGGAGCGCGTCCGCAGCATGTACAGCGCGCGAGGATCGCGGTGAGCGGAGAGCGCCAACGCGGCTGGGTCTTGCGCTGGGCGAGCAGCTCGGTGGTGAGCTTCGTGCTCCTGGCGGCGGTGCTCTTTGCCGCGCTCATCGCGATGCCCAGCACCGGCACCGCGCGACTGCCCGGCAACCAGCGCGGCTACGAGCCCACGCAGCCCATCGCGTACTCGCACCGGCTGCACGCGGGCGAGCTCGCCATTCCGTGCCTCTACTGCCACTCGAACGCGGAGAAGTCGCGGCACGCCGGCATTCCCGCGGCCAGCGTCTGCATGAACTGCCATCGCTTCGTGCCGGCGAACTTCGGAGCTATCCGCGCCGAGGACGAGGCCGCCAAGAAGGAGCGTCGCTTCCCGCACCGCATCGTCTCGCCCGACATCCAGAAGCTCTACGACGCGCTCGCGCTCGCTCCCGACATGAAGCCCGACCCGGCGAAGCAGCCGCACCCGATCCAGTGGGTGAAGGTCCACAACCTGCCGGACTTCGTCTACTTCGACCACCGGCCGCACGTGAACGCGGGCGTGACCTGCCAGAGCTGCCACGGCCCGGTGGAGACGATGGAGCGCGTGCGGCAGGTCTCCGACCTCTCGATGGGCTGGTGCGTGAACTGCCATCGTGGTGTGCAGCGCAGCGGGGTGGGCGGGAACTTCGACAGCGCGCCGGCGCCGTTCGCGAAAGGCAAGATGCCGGCCACGCACAAGCTCGATCCATCCATCGATTGCAAGGCGTGCCACTTCTGAGGAGACGCGTGAGCGAACAGCACAAGACGTACTGGATGAGCCCGGCGCAGAAGGCGAACGGGCTGGTGCAGATCGGCGCCGCCGAGGAGTTTCCCGGCCTGGACGCCGCGGGCGGGCAGCGCGTCCGCCGCCGCGACTTCCTCAAGGCCGTCGGCTTCTCGTTCGCGGCCGCCACTGTCGTCGGCTGCTCGCGCGCGCCGGTGGAGAAGGCCATCCCGCTGCTCGTCCAGCCGGAAGAATTCGTTCCAGGCGAAGCCCAGTACTACGCCTCGACGTGCGCGGGTTGCGCCGCCGGTTGCGGCACGCTGGTGAAGGTCCGCGATGGCCGCCCCATCAAGCTGGAAGGGAACCCCGAGCACGCGCTCTCGCGCGGTGGGCTGTGCGCTACCGGGCAAGGTTCGCTGCTGGGCCTGTACGACACCCAGCGCTTCCGCGCGCCGCAGCGCCAGGGCAAGCCCACTGACTGGGCGACGCTCGACCGCGAAGTCGGCGAGAAGCTGGCGGAGATGCAGAAGGCGGGCGGCGCGGTACGGCTTCTCAGCGGGACGATCACCAGCCCGACGCTGCGCGCGGCCATTGCCGAGTTCCTGAAGCCCTACGGCGGCGGGCACGTGGTGTACGACGTGCCCTCGCACTCCGCCATCCTCGAAGCGCACGAGCGCACGCACGGCGCGCGCCTGCTGCCGAGCTACGACTTCTCCAAGGCCGAGGTCATCGCCGGCTTCGACGCCGACTTCCTCGGCACGTGGCTCTCGCCCGTCGCGTTCACCCGGGGATACAGCGCGGGACGCCGCCTGGAAGACGCGCGCTACTCCTATCACGTCCACTTCGAGCCGCGCATGACGCTGACCGGCGGCAACGCCGACCGGCGCTACGCCGTCGCGCCCGAAGATTCGCTCGCCATCCTTTCTTATATGGCGGAGCGCCTGGCCGCGCGCGCGGGCGAGCGCTTTCGCTCGGCGGCCGGTGAGCCGGCGGTGGATCGCGGCGCGCTCGACGACCTCTGTGAGCGGCTGTGGGCCGCGCGCGGCAAGTCGCTGGTCGTAAGCGGCAGCACCGACCCCGACGAGCAGATGCTGGTGAACTTCCTCAACCACGCGCTCGGGAACTACGGCGCCACGCTCTCGCTCGAGTGCCCGTCGCAGCAGGCACAGGGCAACGACGCCGACCTGCTCGCGCTGCTCGACGAGCTCGACGCCGGCAAGGTGCAGGCGCTGTTCGTGCTGGGCGCGAACCCGGCGTTCGACTTCCCGCGTCACGCCGCGGCTTTGGCGAAGGTCCCGCTGCTGGTGAGCCTGGCCGAGCGCGCCGACGAGACCGCGCTGCTCGCGCGCTACGTCGCGCCCGACCACCACTTCCTCGAGAGCTGGGGCGACGCCGAGCCGGTCGCCGGACACCTCAGCCTGCAGCAGCCCGCCATCCATCCGCTGGGCGAGACGCGTGCCGCGCTCGAGTCACTCGCCCGCTGGAGCGGCCGGCAGGACGCGACTTACGACCTGCTGCGCACCTCGTGGGAGAAGCAGTTCTATCCGCGCGCGAAGACTGCCGCCGCCTTCCAGGAGTTCTGGGACCAGGCACTGCACGATGGCTACGTGGAGATCGCTGCTCCCGCGCCCAAGTTGAAGAAGTTCGATAGCGCCGCGGTGCGCGCGGTGCCGGCGCCGCCGCGCCCGACCGGCTTCGCGCTCGCGCTCTACACCGGCGCGGCGATGCTCGACGGCCGCAACGCCTACAATCCTTGGCTGCACGAGCTGCCCGATCCCGTCACCAAAGTCACGTGGGACAACTACGTGTCGCTGGCGCCGGCGGCCGCAGCGCGGCTCGGCGTCAATGAAGGCGACGTCGTGCGCATCGCCGCGGAGCAGGGCAGCGTCGAGCTGCCGGCGTTCGTCCAGCCCGGACAGCACGAGCGCGTCTTGGCCGTCGCGCTCGGTTACGGCAGCAAGCTGAGCGCGCGCTTTGCCGGCATCGGCCCCAAGTGGCTCGACTTCCTGCCCTCGGTCGGCGACAACGGCCTGGTCGGCACGAACGCCGCCGGCCTGGTCGCGACCCGCGGCCGCCTCGGCTACGTGAGCGGCGCGGCCATCACTCGGACGGGCCGCACCCACGCCCTCGCCTCCACGCAAACGCACAACACGCTCACCGTCCCGGAAAAGCTGGCGCGCTTCGACCACGAGCCGCGGCCCATCATCCAGGAGACGACGCTCGCCGCCTATCAGAAGGACCCGGCCTCGGGAGTAGAGGAAGAAGACGCGCGCAAGAACGCGCTCTGGCCCGAGGACCACGAGACCTCGGGACCGCGCTGGGGGATGGTCATCGACCTGAGCGCCTGCACCGGCTGCTCGGGTTGCGTGATCGCCTGCCAGGCGGAGAACAACATCCCGGTGGTGGGCAAGGACGAGGTCCGCCGCAACCGCGAGATGCACTGGGTCCGCATCGACCGCTACTACGCGGAAGAGACGCCCGGCATGGTCGAGGTGGCCTACCAGCCGCTGCTCTGCCAGCAGTGCGGCAACGCGCCGTGCGAGACGGTGTGCCCGGTGCTCGCCACCGTCCACAGCGCCGACGGCCTGAACCAGCAGGTCTACAACCGCTGCATCGGTACGCGCTATTGCGCCAACAACTGTCCCTACAAGGGACGCCGCTTCAACTGGTTCGACTACGCCCACGACGACGTGCTCGCGAACCTGGTGCTCAATCCCGACGTCACCGTGCGCTCGCGGGGTGTGATGGAGAAGTGCACCTTCTGCGTGCAGCGCATCCAGACCGCGCGCATCGTGGCGCGCGACCAGGGCCGCGACGTCGCCGACGGCGAGATCCAGACCGCCTGCCAGCAGTCCTGCCCGGCCGGCGCCATCAGCTTCGGCGACCTCAACGACCCCAACAGCCGCGTCACGAAAAAGATGAAAGACCCGCGCCGCTACCGCCTGCTCTCGGAGCTCGGCGTCGAGCCGGCCGTGGGGTATCTCACCCTGGTCCGCGACCGGGAAGGAGGCGAGCAGCATGGCTGATGCCGTGGTTCTTCATCCGCCGCTCATCCAGGGCGACAAGCGGCTGGCCGACGTCACGCGCGACGTCTGCGCGCCCATGGACCGCCGACCCGGCGCGCTGTGGTGGAGCGCGTTCCTCGCCAGCGCGGCGCTCGCCTCGGTCGGCATCGCCTCCATCGCTTACCAGGTCAAGACCGGCGTCGGCGTCTGGGGGCTGAACCGCACCGTCGGCTGGGCGTTCGACATCACCAACTTCGTCTTCTGGATCGGCATCGGGCACGCGGGCACGCTCATCTCCGCCATCCTCTTCCTCTTTCGCCAGCGCTGGCGGACGTCGGTGAACCGCGCCGCCGAAGCCATGACGCTGTTCGCCGTGGTCTGCGCCGGCATCTTTCCGGTCATCCACACCGGCCGCCCGTGGTTCGCGCTCTGGATGATCCCGTACCCGAACACGCGCGGGCCGCTGTGGGTGAACTTCCGCTCGCCGCTGGTCTGGGACTTCTTCGCCATCTCGACCTACTTCACCATCTCCGCCGTCTTCTGGTACATCGGCCTGCTGCCGGACCTGGCGACGCTGCGCGACCGCTCGACGGGGATGCGGCGCAAGCTTGCCGCCTTCTTCAGCCTGGGATGGAACGGCTCCCACCGCGCCTGGCAGCGCTACGAGGTCGTCTACCTCATGCTCGCCGGCCTGGGCACGCCGCTGGTCATCTCTGTGCACACCATCGTGAGCTGGGACTTCGCCACCTCCGTCCTGCCCGGATGGCACGCCACCATCTTTCCGCCCTACTTCGTCGCCGGCGCCATCTTCAGCGGCCTGGCGATGGTGCTCACGCTCATGCTCATCGCGCGCAAGG
The window above is part of the Terriglobales bacterium genome. Proteins encoded here:
- a CDS encoding 4Fe-4S dicluster domain-containing protein; amino-acid sequence: MSEQHKTYWMSPAQKANGLVQIGAAEEFPGLDAAGGQRVRRRDFLKAVGFSFAAATVVGCSRAPVEKAIPLLVQPEEFVPGEAQYYASTCAGCAAGCGTLVKVRDGRPIKLEGNPEHALSRGGLCATGQGSLLGLYDTQRFRAPQRQGKPTDWATLDREVGEKLAEMQKAGGAVRLLSGTITSPTLRAAIAEFLKPYGGGHVVYDVPSHSAILEAHERTHGARLLPSYDFSKAEVIAGFDADFLGTWLSPVAFTRGYSAGRRLEDARYSYHVHFEPRMTLTGGNADRRYAVAPEDSLAILSYMAERLAARAGERFRSAAGEPAVDRGALDDLCERLWAARGKSLVVSGSTDPDEQMLVNFLNHALGNYGATLSLECPSQQAQGNDADLLALLDELDAGKVQALFVLGANPAFDFPRHAAALAKVPLLVSLAERADETALLARYVAPDHHFLESWGDAEPVAGHLSLQQPAIHPLGETRAALESLARWSGRQDATYDLLRTSWEKQFYPRAKTAAAFQEFWDQALHDGYVEIAAPAPKLKKFDSAAVRAVPAPPRPTGFALALYTGAAMLDGRNAYNPWLHELPDPVTKVTWDNYVSLAPAAAARLGVNEGDVVRIAAEQGSVELPAFVQPGQHERVLAVALGYGSKLSARFAGIGPKWLDFLPSVGDNGLVGTNAAGLVATRGRLGYVSGAAITRTGRTHALASTQTHNTLTVPEKLARFDHEPRPIIQETTLAAYQKDPASGVEEEDARKNALWPEDHETSGPRWGMVIDLSACTGCSGCVIACQAENNIPVVGKDEVRRNREMHWVRIDRYYAEETPGMVEVAYQPLLCQQCGNAPCETVCPVLATVHSADGLNQQVYNRCIGTRYCANNCPYKGRRFNWFDYAHDDVLANLVLNPDVTVRSRGVMEKCTFCVQRIQTARIVARDQGRDVADGEIQTACQQSCPAGAISFGDLNDPNSRVTKKMKDPRRYRLLSELGVEPAVGYLTLVRDREGGEQHG
- a CDS encoding cytochrome c3 family protein, translated to MSGERQRGWVLRWASSSVVSFVLLAAVLFAALIAMPSTGTARLPGNQRGYEPTQPIAYSHRLHAGELAIPCLYCHSNAEKSRHAGIPAASVCMNCHRFVPANFGAIRAEDEAAKKERRFPHRIVSPDIQKLYDALALAPDMKPDPAKQPHPIQWVKVHNLPDFVYFDHRPHVNAGVTCQSCHGPVETMERVRQVSDLSMGWCVNCHRGVQRSGVGGNFDSAPAPFAKGKMPATHKLDPSIDCKACHF
- the nrfD gene encoding NrfD/PsrC family molybdoenzyme membrane anchor subunit, producing MADAVVLHPPLIQGDKRLADVTRDVCAPMDRRPGALWWSAFLASAALASVGIASIAYQVKTGVGVWGLNRTVGWAFDITNFVFWIGIGHAGTLISAILFLFRQRWRTSVNRAAEAMTLFAVVCAGIFPVIHTGRPWFALWMIPYPNTRGPLWVNFRSPLVWDFFAISTYFTISAVFWYIGLLPDLATLRDRSTGMRRKLAAFFSLGWNGSHRAWQRYEVVYLMLAGLGTPLVISVHTIVSWDFATSVLPGWHATIFPPYFVAGAIFSGLAMVLTLMLIARKVMHLEEYINERHIDAMCKLVITTSAIVGLAYLTEIFTAFYSGNRYEQFAFLNRTMGPMRWAYWTMVSCNVLVPQLLWFRKVRRALPLLFVISLFINVGMWFERFVIIVTSLHRDFIPANWSSYTPTLIEVATMAGMFGIFFSLFLLFCRFLPVIAVAEVKGVLRVGSRGAAAGGQS